TCTCTACCCCAGTTTCATTCCTCTAAACTTTAGCTTGATCATTAACATTTAATTTGatcaattaaaatatataataataaacttGACAAATCCATATCGTAggttaaaatatttaatttagttgAAAACTTATGCATTCATTAGTGAACCGTTCAGCACCAGCAGATGCAAGTTGATATTAAAACAACCTCAATACTTGTCAACATGTTCTATTGTTATTTAAGTGTATCTTGATCTTGATAAGCCGAACGAATGAGCCAACACGCTTTGTAATTTTGTATCATATACGTGGATATCGTTTCTAAAGTATGTATCtagaaatgaaaatgaaaaaaaaaaatcactaacTTAACAAGTGCTCTTGAAATATTCAATAGTTAAGCCATTAACAATCAGAATTAACTGAAAAAACTATATTCTAAAAAAAGGTATGATTACCCTGGGGAAATTGAGGTATAGGGGATAAGAGAAAAGATAGGTAGTTGTGCCGCACTAAATTAGAGCTAAGGCTGGGTCTGTTTTTTTAAGAGGTATttgtactttttaaaattataagtactttattttgtttttgataaattaaaaagtttaagTTTAAAAGTTAGGGGTGCTTTTAAAAGTACCTAAGAGGGAGTTTTTTAAAATTGGCTGGtgcttatcaaaattaaaaaatatataatataataaatatttaaaattaccATTATTAATACTAAATTTTACCACACATATTTTTCGCCAATATATTGTTATTAAAATACTCATATATTTCTAATTTCTCAACCTAACATTCACAGATTATAAGAAAttcttcatatattttttattttttaacttaatCTTCACAATTTCAACACAAATACATTTCTATCACATATTAGGTATGAACTTCtatctatttatattattttttgagtgttatttttgtattttttagtaGATGTTTGTTTTTCTCGTGATGGAGACCTGATTTATAGAAACCaatcataaaatttttgtaCTCCAACTTGAAAAACATTAgtcaaaattataataacaacatatatacatatgtaaatatagatatataattatatttgagATATGTGTCTTATTTTCTGTGATTTGTAAAAGTGAGTTAATATATATAGATGGGTAATAGACGTACTAACATTGGATTacatacaaattttattattgagTATTGACTAATGATAactctatttatattaatatagagagtaaatcaaataaatatttaaatcattGGTCTctaaaatttggaaaaaaattattcttcattataaatatgtttattataatttttttttaatttttaaaagctGTTTTACCAAGCACAATTATAATGCTTGTgcttattaaaaaatatttttaacataattttATCAAACAGAAGTACTGCAAATTTTAAAAGTTGTCTTTTAAAAGATAGTTTTCACAAGCTACTTTCGAAAATAAAAAGCTTTACCAAACAAGTCTAAACAGAACGTGCATTTCCTTTGCGGATCAAAGCAATCGATTTCGACCCACCAAGAAGTCCACTAACAGGTCAAGAGTCAAACCATTTCATCATATTATCATTGGCACGTGCGCAGCATTTATAATCCACTCGTTTTTAGGTGCCATGATTTAATCCAGGAATTCATTACTATACTAAATAGAACAGCTTTCACGATATGACAATCCTAAGGTGTATTTTCTCATGTTTAACTAATGAAAAATTCAAAGAACAATAGAGGCTAGAGCTCTTTGAATGCATCCACTCAGAACATGGTTGAAAAGTGAATTGCTTAGCCATTCGCATTGCCATAACCAATATTGAATGCGAAAAGAGGAAGCCTACTGTCCTCTTGTTAGTATTATTAATGGAAAGACACAGGATTTCAAAATCTAATACAGAACCATATATATATCTATCCAGAACATTTCAATGTAAGGTGGAATGGCTTCACTCTAGTCCTTTAAACGTCTTTAGCCATTGCAGCAAAATCAGTTTCCGTTGATTCCTTATCCTTGGGTTTAGCGTGAGCTTCTTGCCCGTGATTATGCTCTTCAATAGGTATGCCTCGTCTATAAGATGATGAAGATGACGACTCTCCATCAAGTATGCCTGGAGTGTTAGCAAACACATCAAATAAACCGTTCTTCATTTCTTCAGCTGCTCCAAAGAAACGACTGAGACCACCAAAGATGCTTCGTTCCATGTCTTCAATACCACCAAAGATGCTTCGTTCCATGTGTTCAATATCAGGGAAGTCAAACACACCACTGACACCACGGTCTGAAGAAACAAACCGCCCTCCTCTTAGAACCTCGTCCGTGACATCCTCTTCcgtatattctttgtttgattgcACCACTTCAACAGGCCTGACAAATTGGAAAGAAGAAGTGAGATAAAAATTAACCAGCCAGGTTGTCAAGAGTTGTCAAGAGTCAGTAACAAGAACCTAATGCCAGAAAATACCAATCAATCTATGAAGCATGAAACTGTGAAATGCTGTTCATACAACAATTCAATGTAAATGGAACAACTCTAGAAGCTTGTGCAGAACTAAATGATCAGAAACTAAGTTTGATCTATACTTTATTGGTAAGCACTGTCCATGCTTCAAGGGTAAACTCTCTGGAGCAACTAGACCAAAGGTGAACCAAATTAGCACAGCTTTATAATTCATGTTCTGTATCATCAAATATCATCCATCGATTGGTGTATAGTAACAAGGCCAAATGTGGTTCTCGTGCTTGAAATGAATTGCTTTAGATGCTGTCATGCCAAACAACATCCACAGGTAATAGACATCAACAACTTCATCTATATAGACAAGTTTGAGAGAAGGCTCTTCACAAGTTCAATTTTCAGAGATATATATCAATTGCTGGACCACCAAGTCATGAAACAAATCCCAAATATAAGATTCACATAAATACTAATTTTCCCAAGAGGAAGATGCAAACCACGATTAGAGAAATTTTACGAGTCACTTAGGTGATTTGAATTGTGAAGGACTGAATCAACTTGGATCACACAATTCAAACTTCCAAATATGAGATTCGATAACCATACTACAGATTATATCTTAGaaagataatattaaaaaaaaaaaaaagacttttTAAAGCTAATCCGAACCCGTGCTTACTACAGTTTATCCACTTCTGAAACATTCATAACAGTGTAATATAACACAGAATGTTGTGTCAGATAGCTGTCTAGCCCCAAGGGCaaatatttgaaaagaaaaaagattgaGAAAATGGATGATGCATAACAAAGGCCTACTTAATGAACATTCTTGCTGTAATGTGATCATAAACACGTGTCAGCAAGAAAAGGAAGGAATCCAGTATACAAGCCTAGTTGCAAGAAAACTCACGCCCTCAAATACATAGCCCCTTTTGAATTCTGCTAGGGTAGAGCTAAAGTTTTTCTGACAGCAATTTAATCAATTTTCATCAAACTGAGACAACTATATATCTAAACAAAACTTTTCTCTCAACTATTTCGAATTCCAAATATTAATTTCAAAACATTCATGAAATTAGCAAATGGAACGGGAAAAGAAATCCAGGAAGTGTATCCTAACTCCTAAGAATAAAATGCAACTAACTTGACAATATTCATAGCAATAGCATATAACCTGCTGCAGTAACTGTTTAATACCTAATCAATTCATAAATCATAGAGCAATGGCACCTTGTTATAGCTTTACTTAAAGTACCTCCAAATGAATCTATCAAAACCAAGATTTCAGCTCTTGCACCATTtctttttaacaaaaaataacaataataaacagaaaacgCAAACCTAAATAGAGGCAAGCTACGTGCTAAATTAGGATAACAAGAGATGGAAAAGGGGTAAAATCGCTTACTTTCCGACGCAATCCCTGAAAAGCTCTTCGGTTTTCTCGCACTTTTTGATGAACTTTCCCGGCTCGACCTCTTCAGTTTTGCACTGCGATCTCACGATTCTACGGGTGGAGCATTGCTCGCCGACGGCCACGGAACTGCTGCTGTTGGCGTCTACGTTGCCGTTATCGCCGTTGTCGTCGTCCCTCCAGACCCATCCCATTTTTCTCTGTCGAACAGCTTCAGATTACAGATAGAATGAGAAGGTTCGTCGCGTCTCTGGTTTGTGGCACTGTGTTGAAGACCGGGTTCACGGCTTTTATTGCTGTGTCGTTGGGGCGGTTTCTTTCTTTGCAAGCACATGTGTCCACGTGTCTTCTAGTTCTGGAAGCTGCCATAGCTTAGGCCTTAGGCCTTAGTGggttgtattttttttttccgcaaAATTGAAAGGAAATAAAGAGGCTAATGTTATGGGAAAGTTTTCAAATGTTATGTTAGCCCTTAGCTGCACATAGGGTGTTTATCAAGGGAGTGGATTGATTTTGagttaaaaattcatttgaatttaaatataaattttatttgtgaTATAATTTAgattagattattttttttaaaaaattcgaTTTGATCCGATCTAATTTTAAGTAGTTTAGATTAAATTGAATTTAcgattttataaattaaaaaaattaaatacatataacatatctcaacattaaattttaaataatcaacaataacataacaagtcttaataatattttaaaaaaccaacgataacataacaatagaaataaaattataaattagttaaaataaataaataaataaataacattttgaatataaaatatttattaaataataataatacatgaataatataaaaatgtataaaaagTTGAACATGTTATAAatataattgtaaatataattGGATCGGTTATGAAAAGTATATATGAAATCCGATCCGATTCAACAGTTTGCAAAAAATAGAATCTAATCAAATTCGAACTAGTGCAGTTTTAATCgattttttgtttgaattgGATTGGATGAGCGATTTAATTTGGATCGGTTTTGATTTGAACACCCCTAGCTCCACAATTCTTTATAAATAATACTATACATCTAagtctttttattaatttagtttaactAAATTGGCCtaacataataaaaatcaattatgaCGACTAATACTATTttaaatcttattatttaatttagttagactttatttataaaaagacttagatatataacattattcattttttatatactttttaaatttggtaTTAAAAATAGGGTTTAACTAAGACACATGATAAATttactattaataaaaattttttaaatatttttattaataaatacaaaataaatacattaaaaacttatattttttatatttttaacaaaaacttTATTAGTTTATAAACTTATCATATACCTTCAAAATACAAAATAgataaattcttaaaaataataaataagaaataAGATCAACTTATTTCTTATATTTGTTTCGAAGTGTTTATCCAAGTTGTTTGTAGAAATTGGATCTGAGTTGATAGAGGTTCAAACTCTTAAAGGTTAAAATGTTCAACTGAAGAGCAAATATTTTGTGAGTCAGAAGATTACCTTCTCTTTTTGGTAGAGCAGCAGAGTTCTTATTTCAGAATTCAGATGCACTTCgttattttaaagtttaaacaacaaaattatatttttattttaaaaacattaaCAGAGTTATATTGTCCTTCATAAAATAAATGCcgagatataattttttttattagttagaaCTTTATTCAGAGTATTCCATAAGATTCAGTGATGATGAGGATTACATTTATTACATTATTAGAGtaagttttatttttgttcaaaattttgagataaatattattgttgttttcagTGGTTTTATTAATCCTATTTGTGGTTTTGAAGATTTTAGAAGTGATGTTAAAAATGGTTAACAGAAATAATGACATACACAATAAATATCATATATGGTAAATTCTATTGATATAAccaatataaatattttttaaaaaatagttaagaAGTAAAAAGGACAATAAAAGGAATAATTGTTTGGGTAATTAACCAGCAACCCAGCAATTATACAGGCGGCAGTTTAAAAACCTAAACACCAAACACTTTCAatacttatttattttcttttttctctgccactgcatttttctttttcttttttataattctttttttaaaagagtttAAGCATTTAGTATTGTGATAATCTATGAATCTAGTTAGTCAccacaaaaaaaaatctatgAATCTAGTTGTGTTGTATATTTGGTTACCTTGAAACTTCAGCTCTTCTCTTAGCTTGTTCTTTATATCATTTCCTACTTCCTTATACACAGGTCAATGCAAGTAggaattctttaaaaaaaaaaaaacaatccTTATTTATACTCAATTGTATCACATTATGCCGAAT
This sequence is a window from Arachis stenosperma cultivar V10309 chromosome 10, arast.V10309.gnm1.PFL2, whole genome shotgun sequence. Protein-coding genes within it:
- the LOC130954492 gene encoding fra a 1-associated protein is translated as MGWVWRDDDNGDNGNVDANSSSSVAVGEQCSTRRIVRSQCKTEEVEPGKFIKKCEKTEELFRDCVGKPVEVVQSNKEYTEEDVTDEVLRGGRFVSSDRGVSGVFDFPDIEHMERSIFGGIEDMERSIFGGLSRFFGAAEEMKNGLFDVFANTPGILDGESSSSSSYRRGIPIEEHNHGQEAHAKPKDKESTETDFAAMAKDV